Proteins encoded within one genomic window of Cytophagales bacterium:
- a CDS encoding aldo/keto reductase codes for MSISKASVSPFIIGAMRIGKWGQQFTTGQMEAFIKDCLELDLKDFDHADIYGDYTTEGDFGKVLQQQPHLREQMRLITKCGIKMVAPNRPDHQFKSYDSSANHIRLSVENSLKYLQTDYLDLLLLHRPDYLLDPEEVAEVFTQLKQEGKVLSFGVSNFSVSQFNLLNDYFSLATNQVEISIQNRLAFDNGVLDQCISKKIIPMAWSPLGGGALFQEPVNDQIKALQDMTKALATKYNAQMDQVLLAWLKKHPSGIIPVLGTSKIDRIKAAKDAQRIQLTHEEWYSLWQAATGEEIA; via the coding sequence ATGAGTATTTCAAAAGCATCCGTTTCGCCGTTTATAATTGGTGCCATGCGTATCGGTAAATGGGGACAACAATTTACGACGGGTCAGATGGAAGCTTTCATTAAGGATTGCCTGGAGCTTGATTTGAAAGATTTTGATCACGCAGATATTTATGGTGATTATACCACCGAGGGAGATTTCGGTAAGGTATTGCAGCAACAACCTCATTTGAGAGAGCAGATGCGGTTGATCACCAAATGCGGGATCAAAATGGTGGCCCCAAATCGACCCGATCATCAATTTAAGTCATATGATTCCAGTGCGAACCATATTCGGTTGTCAGTAGAAAACTCACTAAAGTATTTACAAACAGATTATCTGGACCTTTTGCTACTACACCGACCTGATTATTTATTGGACCCGGAAGAAGTAGCGGAGGTTTTTACCCAGTTGAAGCAAGAAGGAAAAGTACTCAGTTTTGGCGTTTCCAACTTTTCCGTTTCTCAGTTCAATTTACTGAACGATTATTTTTCTTTGGCCACCAATCAAGTGGAAATCTCCATTCAAAACCGGCTGGCTTTTGACAATGGCGTTCTTGATCAGTGTATCTCCAAGAAAATAATCCCTATGGCCTGGTCACCACTTGGTGGCGGCGCGTTATTCCAGGAGCCGGTCAACGATCAGATCAAAGCACTACAAGACATGACAAAAGCCCTGGCCACAAAGTACAATGCGCAGATGGATCAAGTCCTCCTTGCCTGGTTAAAGAAGCATCCATCGGGCATAATTCCCGTTTTAGGGACCTCAAAAATTGATCGGATCAAGGCGGCAAAAGATGCCCAGAGGATTCAACTCACGCACGAGGAATGGTATAGCTTGTGGCAAGCAGCAACTGGAGAAGAAATAGCATAA
- a CDS encoding HIT family protein: MASIFTKIINREIPAHIVAENDEFLAFLDINPLAEGHTLVIPKVEVDYLFDLDDEVLSKIMVFSKGVAKAIESVIDCERIGVSVIGLEVPHAHVHLIPMNSIDDMNFTRLKLSLSPEELAATAKQINETYKKG, translated from the coding sequence ATGGCAAGCATCTTCACTAAGATCATCAATCGGGAAATTCCTGCACACATCGTTGCAGAGAATGACGAGTTTCTGGCTTTTTTAGATATAAATCCACTTGCTGAAGGCCACACTCTGGTCATTCCGAAAGTAGAAGTGGATTACCTCTTTGATCTGGATGATGAGGTTTTGTCTAAAATTATGGTCTTTTCGAAAGGTGTAGCCAAAGCAATCGAGTCGGTGATTGATTGTGAAAGAATAGGTGTGAGTGTGATCGGCCTGGAAGTGCCGCACGCTCATGTACACCTGATCCCCATGAATAGTATTGATGACATGAACTTTACTCGTTTGAAGTTGTCATTGTCCCCAGAGGAGTTGGCAGCCACTGCCAAACAGATCAACGAAACTTACAAAAAAGGTTAA
- the greA gene encoding transcription elongation factor GreA, translating to MAYSYYTKEGLQKLKDELQDLKTRGRADMAKQIAEARDKGDLSENAEYDAAKDAQGLMELKISKLENLVANARIIDESSLDNSKVGILSNVTIKNTKNGMEVKYLLVAEEEADLKANKISVKSPIGSGLIGKKVGDKAEIKAPAGMLEFEILDISF from the coding sequence ATGGCGTATAGTTATTACACGAAGGAGGGTTTGCAGAAGTTGAAAGACGAACTCCAGGATCTCAAGACACGCGGAAGGGCAGATATGGCGAAGCAGATCGCCGAGGCACGTGATAAAGGTGATTTAAGTGAAAACGCCGAATATGATGCGGCAAAGGATGCACAGGGCCTGATGGAATTGAAAATCTCCAAGTTGGAGAACCTGGTAGCCAATGCACGGATCATTGATGAATCCAGTCTGGATAATTCTAAAGTGGGCATTCTTTCGAATGTGACCATTAAGAACACCAAGAACGGTATGGAAGTAAAATATCTACTGGTGGCGGAAGAAGAAGCGGATCTCAAAGCCAATAAAATTTCTGTGAAATCGCCGATCGGTTCGGGATTGATTGGTAAAAAAGTTGGAGATAAAGCGGAGATCAAAGCGCCGGCAGGCATGTTGGAATTTGAGATCTTAGATATATCTTTCTGA
- a CDS encoding DUF3124 domain-containing protein: protein MSLVSCQTNNPNLNEKGQDELSARKIDTPIQQSEVEFDGTYYVPIYSDIYVGDNIPKELLAATLSLRNTSFTDTLFISKIDYYNTDGQLVKSFVDQQIAISPMATVNYVIDRDDDTGGSGAHFVVDIHARSPEVKPLVQAIMVGEYSNKAFAFESDGYLIPK from the coding sequence ATGAGCCTGGTATCATGTCAAACGAACAATCCCAATCTTAATGAGAAGGGGCAGGATGAACTATCGGCCAGAAAAATAGATACCCCCATTCAGCAATCGGAAGTAGAATTTGATGGAACCTACTATGTTCCTATTTACTCAGACATTTATGTGGGGGATAATATCCCAAAGGAGCTTTTGGCGGCCACGTTGAGCCTAAGGAATACCAGTTTTACGGATACGCTGTTCATCTCTAAGATTGATTATTACAATACCGATGGACAACTGGTTAAATCTTTCGTAGATCAGCAAATTGCGATATCACCCATGGCAACGGTCAATTATGTGATTGATAGGGACGATGATACTGGAGGTTCCGGCGCCCACTTTGTGGTCGACATTCATGCTCGTTCGCCGGAAGTGAAACCCCTGGTACAGGCGATCATGGTCGGAGAATATAGTAACAAAGCATTTGCCTTTGAGTCGGACGGTTACCTTATACCTAAATAG
- a CDS encoding LLM class flavin-dependent oxidoreductase, translated as MSSNGIQIRSESLDAAEVSWFAPICDGDDRYLGERSMDFKSNWKNTSEILLTADKAGFRNILCPSSYQVGQDTLTFASAVAPLTEQINLLAAIRCGEVHPPMLARAIATLDHILEGRLTINIISSNLPGTDLSSEDRYERSREVIQILKQAWTQEEINFKGQFYDIKLPTNPVKPYQKGGPLLYFGGYSPPAVDLCAEHCDVYLMWPETEENLQGLMRNMSEKAAGYGRKVDFGLRIHVVVRETEEEAKAYADSIISKLDIEQGEELRNRALDAKSYGVSRQAEMRKIAKDDGYIEDNVWTGIGKGRSGCGAALVGTPDQIIAKINRYMDMGIRSFIFSGYPHKQECELFAKHVLPHLKTISMPVEQGRVDGAIPNTPLGGGVRV; from the coding sequence ATGAGTTCAAACGGTATACAAATCCGATCTGAATCACTAGACGCAGCTGAAGTTTCCTGGTTTGCTCCAATATGCGATGGCGATGATCGCTACCTGGGTGAGCGCAGCATGGATTTTAAAAGTAATTGGAAAAATACGTCAGAGATCCTCCTTACTGCGGACAAAGCAGGTTTTCGAAACATCCTCTGCCCGTCATCTTATCAGGTAGGGCAGGATACCTTGACGTTTGCATCGGCTGTGGCGCCATTGACAGAGCAAATTAATCTATTAGCGGCCATCCGATGTGGAGAGGTGCATCCACCCATGTTGGCAAGGGCGATTGCCACGTTAGATCATATCCTGGAAGGGCGATTGACCATCAATATCATTTCTTCCAATTTACCGGGAACGGATCTTTCTTCTGAAGATCGTTATGAACGATCCAGAGAAGTGATCCAGATCCTAAAGCAGGCCTGGACGCAAGAAGAGATCAATTTCAAAGGACAGTTTTACGATATTAAGCTACCTACCAATCCCGTAAAGCCCTACCAAAAAGGAGGACCGTTACTTTATTTTGGAGGGTATTCGCCACCTGCGGTAGACCTTTGCGCAGAGCATTGTGATGTTTACCTGATGTGGCCGGAAACGGAGGAAAACCTTCAGGGGCTGATGCGAAACATGAGCGAGAAAGCGGCAGGTTATGGTCGAAAGGTCGATTTTGGTTTGAGGATACATGTAGTAGTTCGTGAAACAGAAGAAGAGGCAAAAGCCTACGCAGACAGTATCATCTCAAAACTGGACATTGAGCAAGGCGAAGAATTGCGCAACCGTGCACTGGATGCCAAATCCTACGGAGTAAGCAGACAAGCCGAAATGCGTAAAATCGCTAAAGATGATGGGTATATTGAAGATAATGTCTGGACCGGTATCGGAAAAGGAAGGTCCGGCTGTGGCGCGGCATTAGTCGGTACCCCTGATCAGATCATCGCCAAAATAAATAGGTACATGGACATGGGGATTCGTTCGTTCATCTTTTCGGGCTATCCGCACAAGCAGGAGTGTGAGCTTTTTGCGAAGCATGTATTACCTCATTTGAAAACTATTTCTATGCCGGTAGAACAAGGTAGGGTAGATGGTGCAATACCCAATACGCCACTTGGAGGTGGGGTGAGAGTATAG
- a CDS encoding sodium-dependent transporter, whose product MKAKDQFSGSLGFVVAAAGSAVGLGNIWGFPYEVGQGGGALFVLVYLFFCFTLCLPVMLVEIAIGRKSGSNPVHAFKVLGFPKWRFIGFLGLLSGVVILSYYNVIAGWAFGYIFEMVRGNFQITQSFDEYTADYVRIGLYGLLFMSVTSFFVSRGIAKGIERVAKVLMPVLILMIIGVAAYALTLEDAMAGLQFYLLPKFSSLEGKVIYNAMGQAFFSLSLGMGALITYGSYVRSTDNLLKSASLITLADVGIALLAGLMIFPLIGHMSGGTMEGVSRGPELIFVTIPAIFGTIGGGTGQFVGTAFFLLLCFAALTSTISLLEVPVSYVTQATKLKREKATWLVAFVVFLVGIPSLLSQGASDYFGEFIQYMGAEQATNFMDFMLNLANDTFLPLGGCLMVCFAVFVWKKRHLDEELSKGYPGYHGSFYQRYLHFSMTYVIPVLLGILCIYTVLSTFFGL is encoded by the coding sequence TCGGAAATATATGGGGATTCCCCTATGAAGTAGGACAAGGTGGAGGAGCACTTTTTGTGCTGGTCTATCTGTTTTTTTGTTTCACGTTGTGCCTTCCGGTCATGTTGGTAGAAATCGCCATTGGTAGAAAATCCGGGAGTAACCCGGTCCATGCTTTTAAGGTACTGGGTTTCCCGAAGTGGCGGTTCATTGGTTTTTTAGGACTCCTTTCTGGAGTAGTGATTCTCTCGTATTACAACGTGATTGCGGGCTGGGCTTTCGGTTACATCTTCGAGATGGTTCGTGGGAATTTCCAAATCACCCAATCATTTGACGAGTACACCGCGGACTATGTCAGAATTGGGCTCTATGGCTTATTGTTCATGAGCGTGACCTCCTTCTTCGTTTCCAGAGGAATTGCCAAAGGGATAGAGCGGGTAGCGAAAGTCTTGATGCCTGTACTTATCCTCATGATCATCGGAGTGGCTGCGTATGCATTGACACTGGAAGATGCGATGGCAGGATTGCAATTTTATTTATTGCCTAAGTTTTCGTCATTAGAAGGGAAAGTGATTTACAATGCCATGGGACAAGCTTTCTTTTCCCTTTCGCTTGGCATGGGTGCATTGATTACCTATGGGAGTTACGTCCGAAGCACAGATAACCTGCTGAAGTCTGCCTCATTGATCACATTGGCCGATGTTGGGATTGCACTATTGGCCGGCTTGATGATTTTTCCACTCATTGGTCATATGTCCGGTGGTACGATGGAGGGAGTGAGTCGTGGGCCAGAACTCATTTTCGTTACCATTCCAGCCATTTTTGGAACCATTGGTGGTGGGACTGGTCAGTTTGTAGGAACAGCTTTTTTTCTGCTCTTGTGTTTTGCGGCACTGACCAGCACCATTTCCTTGCTGGAAGTTCCTGTGTCTTACGTGACTCAGGCCACAAAGCTTAAGCGGGAGAAAGCCACCTGGCTGGTCGCATTTGTTGTTTTTCTCGTAGGAATTCCGTCCTTGCTGAGTCAGGGAGCCTCTGATTACTTTGGAGAATTCATTCAATATATGGGAGCAGAGCAAGCCACCAATTTTATGGACTTCATGCTCAATTTAGCAAACGATACTTTCCTGCCCCTGGGTGGTTGCTTGATGGTTTGCTTTGCAGTATTCGTTTGGAAAAAGCGTCATTTGGATGAGGAGCTCAGTAAAGGATATCCGGGATATCACGGATCATTTTATCAACGCTATCTGCATTTTTCCATGACTTACGTAATTCCGGTTTTGTTAGGAATACTGTGCATATACACGGTTTTATCCACATTTTTTGGGCTTTAG
- a CDS encoding DUF2461 domain-containing protein produces MSLQTTFAFLNEIKDNNNREWFNANKSTFQEAQTEVKTYVKQLEEAMLTHDTLETAKTKIFRIYKDVRFSKDKTPYKTSWNISFKRLGADLRGGYYLQLKPGNNYIAGGFFGPNPQDLLHIRKHISQDAEFLREAIAATSKNLGNMEGDQVKSAPKGFSKEDPNIDLLRYKQFLFRKSFTDKEVQSDQAAQLISDGFKAYRPFFDAMSEILTTDLNGISLLDR; encoded by the coding sequence ATGTCATTACAAACCACATTCGCTTTCCTCAACGAAATCAAAGACAACAACAACCGTGAATGGTTCAACGCCAACAAGTCCACGTTTCAGGAGGCTCAAACTGAAGTCAAGACATATGTAAAGCAACTGGAGGAGGCCATGCTAACCCATGACACACTGGAAACGGCGAAGACTAAAATTTTCAGGATCTATAAGGACGTTCGTTTTTCAAAAGACAAAACACCTTACAAAACCAGCTGGAACATCAGTTTCAAGCGATTGGGAGCAGACCTCAGAGGTGGATACTATTTGCAATTGAAGCCAGGTAACAACTACATCGCAGGTGGGTTTTTCGGACCTAATCCGCAAGACTTGCTGCACATCCGTAAACACATCAGCCAGGATGCTGAATTTCTGCGAGAAGCAATTGCAGCTACCTCAAAAAACCTGGGCAACATGGAAGGCGACCAGGTAAAGAGTGCACCAAAAGGATTCAGCAAAGAAGATCCCAACATTGACCTTTTGCGATATAAGCAATTCCTTTTCAGAAAGTCATTTACGGACAAGGAAGTGCAAAGTGATCAAGCCGCTCAATTGATCAGTGACGGCTTCAAAGCCTACCGACCTTTCTTCGATGCAATGAGTGAGATCCTTACCACAGATTTGAATGGGATTTCGTTGCTTGATCGGTAA
- a CDS encoding LacI family DNA-binding transcriptional regulator codes for MANIKDIAKKAGLSVATVSRVFNNSPLVKPKTRNKVLKVAKEMDYQHNIVAAALRSGKSKIIGVVVPEIGNTFFAAIINGIEKKLKCRGYNLIIAQSHESAESQNDVLSSFQRLNVDGVLMSVAKEKGDFGQTRKMIDRKIPFVFFDRMPEGLDQINSVLLDDHKGAFMATQHLIDKRCRQLVHIAGHSSVPIFNARKKGFEEAVSQQSGVFGQSIEFNEDMSTNKILIEQLFEQYPDIDGFFAHGDVHALYLLDVLKQLDVRVPDQVKVIGFGNADFSAHVTPRLSTIDQNCDQMGQLAAETLLNQIEAEEVICAQQVLLPRMILRNSTE; via the coding sequence ATGGCTAATATTAAAGACATTGCCAAAAAGGCTGGGCTTTCCGTTGCTACGGTCTCCAGGGTATTCAATAATAGCCCTTTGGTAAAACCTAAAACAAGGAATAAAGTCCTCAAGGTGGCCAAAGAGATGGATTATCAACACAACATTGTTGCTGCGGCCTTAAGAAGTGGGAAGAGCAAGATCATTGGCGTCGTTGTTCCTGAGATCGGCAATACCTTTTTTGCGGCGATCATCAATGGGATTGAGAAGAAGTTGAAATGTCGGGGTTATAACCTGATCATCGCCCAGTCACATGAATCTGCTGAAAGTCAAAACGATGTGCTTTCTTCATTTCAAAGATTGAATGTAGATGGTGTCTTGATGTCGGTCGCTAAAGAAAAGGGTGATTTTGGTCAGACCAGGAAAATGATTGATCGCAAGATCCCATTCGTATTCTTTGATCGGATGCCAGAGGGCCTGGATCAGATCAATTCAGTGCTATTGGATGACCACAAAGGAGCTTTTATGGCCACACAACACCTGATAGATAAAAGATGTAGGCAGCTTGTTCACATCGCAGGCCATTCAAGCGTTCCTATCTTTAATGCCCGTAAGAAAGGGTTTGAAGAGGCTGTAAGTCAGCAATCCGGAGTATTCGGGCAGTCGATCGAGTTCAACGAGGACATGTCCACCAACAAAATACTGATCGAGCAACTATTTGAACAGTATCCTGACATAGATGGATTCTTTGCTCATGGAGATGTGCATGCACTTTATTTACTCGATGTTTTAAAGCAACTGGATGTTCGTGTGCCGGACCAAGTGAAAGTGATCGGTTTCGGAAACGCGGACTTTTCAGCTCATGTAACTCCTCGTTTATCTACGATTGATCAAAATTGTGATCAAATGGGGCAGTTGGCTGCCGAGACACTGCTCAATCAAATAGAGGCAGAGGAGGTTATTTGCGCACAGCAAGTATTACTTCCCAGGATGATTCTGCGTAATTCTACCGAGTGA